The following nucleotide sequence is from Silurus meridionalis isolate SWU-2019-XX chromosome 5, ASM1480568v1, whole genome shotgun sequence.
tttcacaatatttacattttctgagatactgaattttgggttttcattagctgtaagtcataatcatcaaaattgaaagaaataaacacttgaaatatatcagtctgtgtgtgaggaatctttataatatacacattttactttttgtatttaattaatgaaattaatgaaCTTTTTGAATCtataatttattgagatgcacttttgtttgtttgtgatatcatggaaaagttcatttatttcagtaattctcAACTCAAATTGGGAAActcgtgtattaaataaattcaatgcacacagacagaagtagtttaagtctttggttcttttaattatgATGAATtcggctcacatttaacaaaaacttaCAGattcaatacttggtaggggctccttttgttttaataactAATTCAATTCAGCATGGCACAGAGGTGATCAGTCTggggcactgctgaggtggtatggaagctcAGGTTTCTTTTAAAGTGGCATTCAGCTTATCTGCAtcttttggtctcttgtttctcattttcctcttgaaaaTATCCCATAGATTCTCTTTAGGGTTCAGCCACACCAACCCCATGGTCATTGTGCCCATGGTGCCAagtcctgctggaaaatgaaatcagcatcttaaaaaagctggtcagcagaaggaAGCATGAAATGCTCTAAAACTTCTTGGTAAAAGGGGTGCAGTGACACtggttttcaaaaaacacagtatatactgtatatacagtacagaccaaaagtttggacacaccttctcaaagagttctctttattttcatgactatgaaaattgtagagtcacactgaaggcatcaagggctatttgaccaagaaggagagtgatggggtgctgcgccagatgacctggcctccacagtcaccagacctgaaccaaatcgagatggtttaggggtgagctggaccgcagagtgaaggcaaaagggccaacaagtgccaagcatctctcggggaactccttcaagactgttggaagaccatttcaggtgactacctcttgaagctcatcaagagaatgccaagagtgtgcaaagcagtaatcaaagcaaaaggtggctactttgaagaacctagaatatgacatttttcagttgtttcacacttttttgttatgtatataattccatatataattccacatgttaattcatagttttgatgccttcagtgtgactctacaattttcatagtcatgaaaataaagaaaactctttgaatgagaaggtgtgtccaaacttttggtctgtactgtatatataaataattttttttaaatgaagcttAAATGTATTATAGTAGTTATATTGAAAATATGCATACAAACATAGTAAACATTTAGTAAAATGTAATCTAAGAAAAAACTACTACATTGTTAAATTAAGTGTTAACCCTTAAATTGGTTACATATTCTGAGAATTGCAAACATATTTTAGGGTCTGGGTAACAGTAATGATGAGGTGAAAACTTGACAATAGGCTTTATGACTTGATTTCAGCATCCTGGCAACACATCGTCGTCAAAAACAACATGGAATTCATTCTTCAGATATgaaataatttaacattaaatattacatgttCTAAATAGGGAAACATGCCCACAAATGGCATTCCTTTAATTTATTCAatgtttcataaaaataaaatgaaaagtggCTAGAATTGAAAAATGCTTTACTGGACCTCTTTAAGTGTGtgctcacttttttttcttttttgtatgcCAAGGTCAAAAAAtgagtgtatacagacagacaggtctgtttctttctattgaacatttttgaTAACTTCAATATAACTTCACTATTCACCACCTTGTGTCTGCAGATATGTTTATCTGCTTAATCTCAATATATGAAAGCTGCATAATGATGactgaacaagaaaaaaagggtTCCATGTGGTAGGTTTTGATTTATTGTCACATTCATTGTCAAATCTCAGGCATATTTTACTGAGCTCAGTTGCAATCCAAACAGTAGTCAGCTCGCTCATGACATCAGTTCACATATTCATGTAGTAAAATAGCAACATAGAGAACAAAATCTGAATAATGCAAGGATCAGGCTCTTCATTCTCAGTTATAGTGGCAAAATATGTCTgaaacattctttaaaaaattcccccccctttaataaatgtaaaaatttctCTGCCTCCTTGTCAAGTGTCCTTTTgtaaaaaattacttaagttgcagactaataaataaacatggcaTTGCTTAGTTTGCTCATACATCGTTAAATGTATTCATGCTCACAAATGCAATTAATGCCAAATAATACTGATGAAAGGGAGTTTGGTCTTCCACTGTCACCAGTTCACATCCATGGCCTTTAGCTTTTCCCACTTTGACCGCACAAGGTCATTAAAGTGTTCATGCAAGCATTAGCCACTTCATACACCCTGGTGCTGCGCAACACTGTACTTCTGTATATCAAAACAGTTTTACAAAGACATTTACACTATGTACTAACTATGTATTATATCTATAACGTTCCAATGCGCATATACACCAAAATATTTGGTACCTGACAAGACAACTTTGGAGCATTGCTTTTGTGTTACATTAGTGCAAACGCAGTggcatatacatacacagatatacaaaaaaaacaaagacaaacaaaaaaaaaaattatatatatatatatatatatatatatatatatatatatatatatatatatatatatatatatatatatatataaacagatacTGCTCTTTGAGGGTACTAAAGGCGTGCTAGTGAATATGTACTGGGTGCATATAGTGCACCAATGCACTGTTTAAGGGACACAGGAATGGTCACATTCAGGTTGGAAAGGTCTAGAACCTATTTGAAGTCCTCTAGGCCTTGGACTGAAATGGAAGTGGTGCAGGTTTGCAAGCAATTTGGGTGTTCAGGCATTCCGATTAGCAAAATGCCACTGCAATGAACAGAAGTGGAAGTTATAAAAGCAGCAACAGGTTTGCAAAGGAGTACAAAGTAATATGGAGCATTTGATTGTAGGAACAAAAGGTCCTACAGCTACCACATGAGAAACAATGCAATCCACCAAATCCATAGAAATATTCCTCCTCCTTTCACCAGCATTTACTGAGTATGACATCAAAGGATTTTGGCTCGATTATGGTCTGAAAGCTTTGCAAGAGAAACCATTAGCCTGTGGAAGAGGACAGAGGATGGTCAGTCTCATCCAGATTGTTGGCCTCTACTTCCTGTTGCTCAACACTTTTCACTTCAGCCGAGGTTGAGGCAGGCATGGGTGCCTCTGCTGGACCCTCATGGATGATGGCATCAGGTTGTAACTCCATACCTGCCTCCCGCTGTGCTGAACTCTTTAGCTGGCTATGGCAGAGAGGGCAGGCCTCCTGCACATACAGCCATTTCTTTAAACAGCCGGCATGGAAGAAGTGATTACATGGTGTGATGACAGCTGACGTCATGTCCTAAACGaaaagaagaaatgcaaaaatatatcTATCATGTCAATCATCTATCATAATTCCTTCCGCAACTACCGAGATTAGCAGAATAGCACATGACAGGGCAACATTTAACATAGTGGATATAAAGTCTATACACCTTGAGATATAATTGCAGATGTTGTATTATGGCAAAAAAAGAGATAATGTTTTTCTCAACTTTAATGTGATGTAGCAATTAACACATCTGAAGTGAACAACATATTGAAATGgtttagagaagaaaaaaaacaaaaacaaaaaaaaaaacacaataacttGGTTTTACAATCATGAGCACCAATGGACTAATGTTATATTAAAGTACCTGGATGTTTTTTGTAAGAAAGAGTTTCCACTTATCTCCCCCTAACCTACAgtatttcatttctttgtttttcacgTGACTTTTGTTGGTCGTCATATGACATTAAGGGTCATATACTGTAACACTAACATTATTTAGAcatataatgcattttatttgttagtGATAGTTGCACATTGTGGTACGTCTAATGAAGATCATATTGAAATCGCActcaattaataaaatgttcctTTAATACAAAGCAATAGCGACAACTATTTTATCAACTATTAATCTGTATCTTTGCTAAAATAAACACTCCTTTGCTTAAACGAACACACACCTAAGGTGCACAATTGTCTTTGCTGAATCTCATATTGGCATTCAAAATTTTACACATTCTACATTGCCTGTAGGCTATATAATGTGTACTATGTAGTGGATAGTAAGCCATTCGAAATTTGACCCAACATTAAGTATGCAGATTTTAACTGTATCTAGGGCAAAACTCTAAAACAAAGCTAAACATCACTGGCAAAAAAAGCATTACTttggctaaataaaaaaatttagtaaaataaaaaccactATAAGTGGTGAGTATTTCAAGATGACACTCAGAGGGAACCATACACATATAACTTATAGAGTATTTGATCTCTGGATTGCACCCAATCTGCTTTGTAGGAACATGAGACTAGCTGCACGTACCCAAACAGTATCAATGTGAAATTTAAGTGAAAATCATATaactatattataaataaataataggttAGACTGCAGACAGTGTGCAGTAAATGACAGTTACACTACATTTAGTTATTGTTATCAAGAGCACATCACTACAGTAGAAGCATCTAATGGAGATACCAACTACGCTTATTGGCCACTTGAATAGAACATACATGTCGTGAATTTATGCAATAACTATtcgtgtttttgttgtttctttaaTTCCATGTCACCATCAATAGCTATTCTCATTGCAAGATCAAGGTATTTTACGTTTGGCAAAAGAGGCCTAAATGTTTTgactgattatatatatatccttcaTTTTAATACTTAATGGCAATACAGAATCCTGGTATTTTCTttagtgacattttttttattttctgtgtaaaaacaCTGCATTGTGTTGAGTATCGCAGTCCATAAATACATGTTTGTTGTTCAGTGGTCTCATTTTTGAGGTGCTTCTCTATTTAGCAGGAAAGCAGGTGGGAGCCTGGAGTATGGAATCTTGTGAATATGATCCGGTAGTATCTGGATTTGATACGGAAGTTGAGGAATGTCTCCCGTTTATAGCTGGGTTGATCTGACGTAGCTGGTGGATGGCTGCTTAAATGTAGAACTGTTCAAGCAAACTGTGGTCCTAAGCGattgtagcaaactgttgaTTGTAATTCTATCCTGTATCCATCCTAGTATTGGTATGAGGTCTGATGGTGGAATTTTTCACTCTGTGACTCCATTGTTGAGGGCTAAGGATAGCAGCAATGTCTGCCTGTTTATTGTCATACGTTCCCATATGGCTTCGAATCCAGCAAAATAATAtgttaaagttttttctttgtaggGATTCGAGTGTTTGAAGAAATTCCGTCCATGTTTGCTCTCTAATTGCACTAGGGCTAGGAGCAAGGCATGAGCCTCGGCTGTAAAACCTGAGTTTCGTCTAGGAGAACGGATATTACATAGCTGGTTTTTCAGACATGCAGTTGCCCGTTCTGGATCCATTTTCAAATATACAGGTTTATGTAGTGGAAAGAAGCATCTTGCATCCAAGAactgttttatgtttaattggTTGGGTCGCTGTTGTCTTATACTGGGTCAGATCCATTAGGATATTTGGTTTCTTCATATTCCAGGGTGGTATAGAGCATATATGTGTATGTTCTAAGATGTCTAGGTTGACTACATTTCATACAGATCATCTGGgatttatgcaaaaaaagctTGTGGTAATGTTcatatagtgaagtaaaataggTAAAGATGTGTTTCTCTGTGACTTTGGTCACGGTTGATGGTGCCAGAACAGTTGTTTTAAGTATTTCAGTAACTTTTGATCTCATGCTGATCTTCTCCTACTTCAGAATTCATCCTGCTGTAGACATGCATGTGCAAATCACATCACGGCTGAAATTATATGCTTCAAATCATGAACAGTTCCTTCTCATCCCCATATCCCATGTCTCTTCCCATATATTAAAGTTGACATTTGTCTCAGTCCTTAGGAAGCTGTTCTAAATCGGTCCTTGCTTGCAAACTCTAATTTCTAGAGATTAGATTTTGCATACAGGAATGGTTTAGAACAACATTCTTAGACAAGGCTAAGGTCAACTTTGTCGTTTTGTTTTTGAGGCTTTAATAAAGCTTACATTTGGCGGTAAAACCTCTGTATCTGTTTTGATGCAGTGCTCTCTTGGCCTTAAAACAGATATGGTGCCTCAAGTCTTCATAGAGGTTTTAAAGTTCAGTCTGCATTTCTTCTTTTGATCACAAGATGGAGACATTtcatgattttgtttttctttgtgttttctttaggACCATCAATTCCCATCTCTACAATATTGTGCTATATTGCTCTTTAGAAAACAGTTTATAACCAGTGGCATTATCATATGACTACGTGAGATTTTATTTGATAGGAGGTGTGCAGTATTTCTAAAGTGGTCAACTAAGTTCAGCACAATATATAGTTACAATACAGGTCACTTAGCGATTTAATGCCAACATCTGCATTACTTCTTACTCTCTGTTGCTGCAATCAGTTTCCTGTCTTTGATAAATAAAGTCTTCCTGCATGTGTTCTCATAAGCACATTTCAGCCGGAAAGATAACTGCTTTCCTTCTGCCTTCACTTCATAGtctttttcaattaattttaattggATCTACATCAATTCAAATATCCTTCAGCACAACATTAGCAACCCAAAACACGTTTTCAATACCATAATCATTTTCAATGATTCAAATATTAATTACTAATGATATGACTTCATGCATGATCTTACCTGATAGCAGATGGAGCAGATGTCATTGTGTTGCTGCAGCTGCTGTTCAGAGGCTGTAGGTAGGCTCTTGATCTTGTTGACAGCATCACGACGAAGTAAAAAGCTCTGCCAACCTAGCTGTGCCCGTAACCACACGTTGTAGTAGGAGTGCACAAGTACAATGGTGGAGCCCATCACAGTCCATTCACCAAACACTGTCTCACAAACACCGTATGCCACGACACACAGAGCCACAACAAATTCCAGCATCCGGTAGGTGCCGTTTACGTAGTATATTACATCGTCCATGTTCTCCATTGGCATCTTGCGCAACTCCTCCATAATGAACAGCACATAGATCAGCAATGTGCCCAACACCTTGGCAAACACAGAAAAGGACAGAGATAGACAAAAGATAATTAGAAACAAACTCTTTAGAAACAATTATTTGTTTGAACATCAGACACGAActcaaaaaagcattttatccaagtgtaaagaaataaaaatggaatgcAAGATACGCAATGGACAAATTGTACAATAATGAATACATCGCATTACACTAAGCTGAATATTAATCTGACAGTCCAATTAAAACATcacagaagtgaagaaaaaaaaaaaagaaaaaagaaagaaatgtcttGTCCTTTCCTTCTTGCTTGCTGGTATTGAGAAAAACTTTTAATGTTACCTTTAATGTAACACCTTTAATGTTATTAGGGTTCATTTTGAAATCAGTTCCTCTGCTGGTGACAAAGAAAAAATTCCATATATTTCCCACAAGCATTCAACAACTCATTCTTGAGATATGTAACAAAAATGGGGCACACAGCACAAAacatttgaccttgctgtgacAGATTACATTGATCAGCTTCAAATCTGAACTGCTAGTTACAATAAATTCACATTTAACAGCATTTTCAATGGCCAAGCAGCCTGACTCTGAACTGCACATTCATACCACTGCTTCCTATGCAATCAcatggaatatttttttttaaaagattcgATAGCAGGAAAGTTctatatgaacaaaatattCAGACAGGCTTCAAGATTTGACCAAACTGTCAAAACTGGACAAAATTTGGAGTAGGTAGCAATAATAGCAGGAACTGACGAGACATTTGTTGCAAAGCATCAGGTCACGGTCATGAACAGTTTGTTGTGCCTCTGCAgtaaacattttcacacacatcaATTatcatcaaatacaaatatcgatgtgtatgtgtataaacaaAAGCACAATCTACCTGCAAAGATGTAAGAATGCTGGAGGAGATTATGATGAGAAGCCAGAAATCCATGTGGAAAAACTGACAGATCATGTAGGACATGTAGGCTGGAAATACAAGTAGAAACAGGCACAGGCTGACTGCACGAAAGTGCTTCCACAAGCtcctgcaaaaacaaaacaaaacaaaacaaaaataaataaatcaacttatCAGAACAAAAGTATTTCAAATCGAATGACAGGCAGCCATGAACTAACAAAAATGGTTGAAAAGTTTTAATGTACAGGTAAAATCTCACTCAAGTGGAACCCTTTCAATCTGTACTCTGGAGATGGGAATACAAGTGATGCTActtaaggaaaaaaagaaataaaaaaataaactggatAAAAATGGAAACCCTAAAAAGTTGAAGATGGCAATACTTAGGTTACAGCAGAACGTGGATCAGAAAACTCTAGAAAAACTTACTGCAAAATGCACAAGTCTTCTGCCACTAAGGAATCACCCATAATTAATCTCCCCTTTTATTTCATCCCATACCAGGTAATTGGACATGgttcacacatgcacattctaaacattacaaataataataataaaaagtcttATTCTCTTCAGGGCAGGCatcaaaaagatttttgtaaaaaaaataagtgttttattttaatcaaactaagTGGCATTGCATAGTATATTCCTTTTGAACATACAGTTCTATTCACTACTACTTTATATTAAACTCAcacagattttggagtgtgcctgtggagacatgtgctcattcagccacaaggggattagtaaagtcagatactcatgttttagggtgaggaggcctgtagTGCAGTCatcaatttatcccaaaggtgtacaaCAGGgctaaggtcagagctctgtaggagatcactcaagatcttcccctCCAAACCATGTTCACAGAGTTGACATTGTGCAtaggagcatcgtcatgctggagtttttatttatttatttatttatttatttatttttatgatgaaATGAAGGGAAGATTTAACCTCCATAGACCTCCTGTACAATCGTGTGcatccaattttgtggtaatagtttggaagaaagacagatgactggaaaagtcaggaatTCTTTTGTCCGCATATGGTGCATTTTAACAGCTgccacatttattatatatgcaGGACATGTTCAGGACTTTACTTTACTACAGTTTATACTTTCCAGCCTTGAGCAATGtaccacatgaaaaaaaaagaaacccagtCACATAAATCAACCAGCTCACACCAGAATGGAAATGGTTTGTTATGACAGTTATATCTATTGGTCTTGAGGCCTCTGGGATGTGAGAAATAGCTTACTTATCTCTAGATGCCCCCAGTGCCAGCACTATGGGGTCAGCAATCTCCAGCATCGACTGCAAAATAGAAGCCACCACAATGAAGAGAATGATGCTGAGAAGGAAGGCTCTGTGGATAACCTGGAGCTCAATTAGACCTGTCTGGACTGCCAGAATCAAAAGTGTGATTCCCTCAGTCATGCCCCTAAGAGAGAGGGAAAATTTGTGTCAAACAAATTTGTGCACTCTGTTTTGCTTtgttatttgaattttttttttttggcagaaagGAATATTGTGAGGCAGTACTAAAGCATTttcccatttttttcccctactGGTAGTGCTTTAATGCATCTTGAGATTtcattttacaaagaaatgtatATGTAGATATCTTTAGTATTTGATTAATAGGGATGATTGTGGttttgtcttttaaataaaaatggtattttattttaattttaactgTAGTTATTAAAGATAAACATGTCTGTAGTTAATGTAACTgcagattatatatattatacattttctaataTGAACCATATACATCATGCACAATGTATAATAAGGAACTAGACTACcattttaatagaaacaaaTATGCCTcaaatttcaattaaaaaataaataaatacatttttatatatatatatatatatatatatatatatatatatatatatatatatatatatatatatatatatatatatatatatatatatacatacatacatacacacagtggaacctcggagctcatgagggttagggaccaagaccggtcatGAGTTCAATTTCGCGACCTTTGATAcgcccttccaacccagtaaaacccaaagaacactatactaaatcgatttaaatgagtaaataacactatttcactatttacataataaaatagttttaaagcatttttagacaattttaatgagataaaccttgattagaaagggttgaaactagcgttttgagcagctcgcggttgctcacaAGCCggtctgaatgagagtcgccggtcggaatgaaagtcgcgagcatgcaaggtcgcgagcgctgaggtCATGAGCTCCgaggtatgtatatatatatatatatatatatatatatatatatatatatatatatatatatatatatatatatatatatatatatatatatatgtctatatatGTCATGTAAAAATATTAGGACACCCCCATTTCTTTATTAAGAAATGTTCACATATCAATGactaatattgtttttatttttctctggaAAAGAAAGTGATTATATTGCAGGTATATGACAAAAAATAACCTTGTTTTACTCATTaaacaaaagataaacaaaaatgcatattttaacTAAGAAAAAAAGTTAGGACACCCTGCCCCCTAAAAGTTAGTGTTGCCCACTTTGTAGCCTTCTACCAGTCTCTGAAATCGTTCTGAGAAAGGTTTGCCCCACACCTCAACGTAGAATCTTTCAGCTGTGAGATGTTTGAGGGGTTTCTTGCATTTACAGCCTGTTTCAAGTCACCCCACAGCATCAGAAAGGAATTAAGATCTGGGCTTTGGCTTGGCCATTTCAGGTCTCTCCATTTCTTAGTTTTCAGCCAGTCCTTGGTGGATTTACTGGTGCATTTTGGGTTGTGGTCATGTTGCAGGATCCAGCTTcatctgtaattttattttttaacagatgGTCTCATGTTCCTCAAGCACCATCTGATCATTGTGGATTCTATGATAGTGAACCGGCCAGGTCCTGCTGCAGCAAAGCATCCCCAGACCAGGGCACTTCCACCTGCATGTTTCACAGTTGGTATGCTGTATTTGGTTTACGCCAAACGTGTCCTCTGTTCCGGTGTCCAAATAATTAACCTTTAGACTCATCTGTCCAAAGAACATTATTCCAGAAGTCCTAGTCTTTGTCTACATTCTCTCTGGCAAACTTCAGTCCAGCCTTCATATTTTTCTTAGAGAGCAAAAAGTTGCCTCCTTGCACACCTCCCATGAAAGTTAAACTTGTGTAGTCTCGTTTTGATTGTAGAGGCATGCACTCTCACATCAACACTTTTAGCATCTTGCGGTCTGCTCTCGGGGTGAACATGCTTGAACGGCCAGACCTAGGcatgttttcaattttttttttcttcatctttttaaATCCCTTACCAGCCTCATAAGCTGCTACAATCTTCTTTCTGAAGGCCTCAGAGAGATCTTTCGATCCCACCATGGTGTTCACTCTCACTTCAACAGTCAGGAGCACACCAACCAAAATGTCTGAGATTTAAATAGGACAAGCCTCATAAAAGCTTAGTAACGATGTTCTAATCATGTGTACCTGATGTGATAAACCTGTGTGTAAACCTGTGTTTAGCCATTTGAAGTGGGAATAAATTTGGGGATGTCCTGATTTTAATCCTCACCAGaaatagtgattttttttaaagcacattttacagaaagttttttaaagttttttctctTAGGGTTTAATTGTTAAGTTATATTTCTTGAATCTTTCagtattgttatatttattaaatttccaTATGTCCAAACATGTTAAAAAAGAACACGTACACTTTTAAAAAATGCCctaatttttttacacacaactgcatattttatatacacacacatacattatatatatatatatatatatggatgggAAAAATAGGGCAAAGACCAAAAAACAGCAAGAAACCTGTGCATTGTGTTATCGTTCATAAAGGCCCTGTAGCCCTGCAGGTAGAACTTGCAGAGAGTGAGCACACCCAGAGCTACAAACGACACAGTGAACACCAGTCCAAGCAGAGAGTAGGGAGTACTACAGCATTCTGCAATactgcaaaacaaaaagaaacaaacatgtCTGACCAAAATGTTTGAAGTCATGCATCAAAATATGATAagtttattaatgaattaagaCCATTTGGAAGACTGAAGCAATTTGTCCTTTATAATATCTCCACTTATCCcaataaaataatcacaaatttgatttactttttttttttttgcatataaaaaataaagggtAACCACTATTTACCTggtaagaaaaaggaaaagcagcctTTCCCTTGAAGTAGGCTGGTCTCGGGTGCTAAAATACGTGTACATTTGTAAAGCAAACAGAACTAGCCAGAAGCACATGAACAGTACGGGCAGAACAAGCTGATTCCACAAAGACATGCCAAGGGCCAGGAGCCCATACACCTCCACCACCTGAAACCACACAAGAATATTGGGGCTCTCAGTCAATATTATACCATGTGCTGTACGTGCAAATTCATATAATGTGCAATATGTTcttcaatatatttaaaataacaatttttATTGAACATGAGGTATTTATTGTGAAGTGATTGATTGTCCCAGTACGTGTGCTCCCTGACCTGTGCCAACTCCCTGTATGCCGTCTTGGCAAGGTTGAACGGCACTAGCAGGTTAGAGGCTAGGAAGTAGATGACCTCCAGTCCGGTAAAAATCATTGCGAAACGATTTACAAACACAATGGTCTCCAAAGGCACGAGACACAATCTGGCCACCAG
It contains:
- the rnf145a gene encoding RING finger protein 145 isoform X2, which gives rise to MNRFTTALICQLVVCTLCSCVMQTKRIWLFSAHLLPLVARLCLVPLETIVFVNRFAMIFTGLEVIYFLASNLLVPFNLAKTAYRELAQVVEVYGLLALGMSLWNQLVLPVLFMCFWLVLFALQMYTYFSTRDQPTSRERLLFLFLTSIAECCSTPYSLLGLVFTVSFVALGVLTLCKFYLQGYRAFMNDNTMHRGMTEGITLLILAVQTGLIELQVIHRAFLLSIILFIVVASILQSMLEIADPIVLALGASRDKSLWKHFRAVSLCLFLLVFPAYMSYMICQFFHMDFWLLIIISSSILTSLQVLGTLLIYVLFIMEELRKMPMENMDDVIYYVNGTYRMLEFVVALCVVAYGVCETVFGEWTVMGSTIVLVHSYYNVWLRAQLGWQSFLLRRDAVNKIKSLPTASEQQLQQHNDICSICYQDMTSAVITPCNHFFHAGCLKKWLYVQEACPLCHSQLKSSAQREAGMELQPDAIIHEGPAEAPMPASTSAEVKSVEQQEVEANNLDETDHPLSSSTG
- the rnf145a gene encoding RING finger protein 145 isoform X1; protein product: MAVKERVESVLNVGLRVPSIMLLEVLYRWDVSSFFQKIQRSSMSNNPLFQYKYLALYLHYVGYILSLVLLTLPRQRLVQLYLYVVTALLLFAGHQISRDYVRGELESGYEGPLYLEPLSMNRFTTALICQLVVCTLCSCVMQTKRIWLFSAHLLPLVARLCLVPLETIVFVNRFAMIFTGLEVIYFLASNLLVPFNLAKTAYRELAQVVEVYGLLALGMSLWNQLVLPVLFMCFWLVLFALQMYTYFSTRDQPTSRERLLFLFLTSIAECCSTPYSLLGLVFTVSFVALGVLTLCKFYLQGYRAFMNDNTMHRGMTEGITLLILAVQTGLIELQVIHRAFLLSIILFIVVASILQSMLEIADPIVLALGASRDKSLWKHFRAVSLCLFLLVFPAYMSYMICQFFHMDFWLLIIISSSILTSLQVLGTLLIYVLFIMEELRKMPMENMDDVIYYVNGTYRMLEFVVALCVVAYGVCETVFGEWTVMGSTIVLVHSYYNVWLRAQLGWQSFLLRRDAVNKIKSLPTASEQQLQQHNDICSICYQDMTSAVITPCNHFFHAGCLKKWLYVQEACPLCHSQLKSSAQREAGMELQPDAIIHEGPAEAPMPASTSAEVKSVEQQEVEANNLDETDHPLSSSTG